From the genome of Nicotiana sylvestris chromosome 2, ASM39365v2, whole genome shotgun sequence, one region includes:
- the LOC104218840 gene encoding translation initiation factor IF-1, chloroplastic, which translates to MASLSWWSPAPATTAMTACSPTPTSCKTSNSLALPRPVFVSKQAKLMKQAKGLLVKTRQQSNKKNHSFTNSRSNTSIQCLSQEQKWTHEGSITESLPNGMFRVKLDNADVVLGYISGKIRKNFIRLLPGDRVKIEVSRYDSTKGRIIYRLRGGREG; encoded by the coding sequence ATGGCATCTCTCTCATGGTGGAGTCCTGCTCCTGCCACGACAGCAATGACAGCTTGTTCTCCAACTCCGACGTCCTGTAAAACCTCTAACTCATTAGCACTGCCACGCCCCGTGTTTGTCAGCAAGCAGGCAAAGTTAATGAAACAAGCCAAGGGTCTTTTGGTTAAAACAAGGCAACAGTCAAATAAAAAGAATCATTCATTCACCAATTCCAGAAGTAATACCAGCATTCAGTGTCTCTCACAGGAACAGAAATGGACTCATGAAGGTTCCATTACCGAGTCTCTCCCTAATGGCATGTTTAGGGTCAAGTTGGATAATGCAGATGTGGTTCTGGGATACATTTCTGGGAAGATACGAAAGAATTTCATACGATTGCTACCAGGAGACAGAGTCAAAATTGAAGTAAGTCGGTATGATTCCACTAAGGGACGCATCATTTATCGTCTCCGTGGTGGTCGAGAAGGCTAG